Proteins encoded together in one Neobacillus sp. FSL H8-0543 window:
- a CDS encoding sigma 54-interacting transcriptional regulator: protein MKVSSFTTVNYVKLSLTSTIREAIAAFLENRADLGCITKDKKLAGIIHKNAIYRALLHNLSLDDQIKPLINESVITIHKDQSLIAARDIMIKGKVSHAVVLDHNQEVYGIMSKSDLVNSHMTVLQDTLNRMKSLIENLQDAVISVDSNLRITTFNQTALNLLQLNGKHLLEAPIDRFLPPFRRWLIETLKTGEIQDAKRIRYDNITVIASFIPIKEIDRVTGAMAVLRDVTSYENIANELVTTKQLKKILDSALELAYDGVAVTDKHGHITMVNQGFKELFQLDDHDEIIGQSIIKIAPQIPSGPRLEFEKKMEGELIPIHGQNCIVAQMPIYEDGQRIGAIIKIIFQQLEAWKDIFLHMDKLESEISYYRGELYRISKDTSPFDHVITHNPQMEKFKQDAVIAAKSLSNVIITGESGTGKELFAEGIHNESGRKGAFIKVNCGAIPEELLESEFFGYADGAFTGAKKGGKPGKFELADNGTLFLDEIGDMPLSLQVKLLRVLQEQEFERIGATKPTKVNVRIISATNKDLAELINRGKFREDLYYRIHVIHLHIPPLRERLDDIPVLCTHFINKINRKTSKNINGISPQVIHSFQRYHWPGNIRQLENVLERAFHFSQTNWIEKSHLPKEMNLLEAPTSLPLPEKSESTMKINRKHSMHQTEKQVILQALKACQGNRSKTAELLGISRTTLYQKIKKYQITEELEVKFSSS from the coding sequence TTGAAGGTTAGTAGTTTTACAACCGTAAATTATGTCAAGCTATCGCTAACTAGTACGATTCGTGAAGCCATAGCCGCTTTTCTCGAAAATCGAGCTGACCTTGGCTGTATTACAAAAGACAAAAAACTAGCTGGAATCATTCATAAAAACGCCATCTATCGGGCACTGCTACATAACCTTTCGCTCGATGATCAGATTAAACCGTTAATAAATGAAAGCGTTATCACAATCCACAAAGATCAGTCACTCATTGCTGCAAGGGACATCATGATAAAAGGAAAGGTCAGTCATGCAGTCGTGCTTGACCACAATCAAGAGGTCTACGGCATCATGTCAAAGTCAGACTTGGTTAACTCCCATATGACCGTATTGCAGGATACACTAAACCGTATGAAGTCGCTGATTGAAAACCTTCAGGATGCTGTCATCTCTGTGGATTCTAACCTGAGGATCACCACATTTAATCAAACTGCTCTTAACCTTCTCCAATTAAATGGCAAACATTTATTAGAGGCGCCAATTGACCGTTTTCTTCCCCCATTCAGAAGGTGGCTAATTGAAACATTGAAAACGGGAGAAATTCAGGATGCCAAGCGAATACGCTACGATAACATTACCGTTATTGCTTCATTTATCCCCATCAAGGAAATCGACAGGGTGACAGGTGCCATGGCCGTTTTACGAGATGTCACCTCTTATGAGAACATTGCAAATGAACTAGTAACGACGAAACAGTTAAAAAAAATTCTAGATAGTGCTCTTGAATTGGCCTACGATGGCGTTGCTGTTACCGATAAGCACGGCCATATTACTATGGTTAATCAGGGTTTTAAGGAACTATTTCAACTTGATGATCATGACGAGATCATCGGGCAATCGATTATTAAAATCGCACCGCAGATTCCTTCAGGTCCCCGATTGGAGTTTGAAAAAAAAATGGAGGGCGAACTTATCCCCATCCATGGTCAAAATTGTATTGTTGCGCAAATGCCCATTTACGAGGATGGGCAAAGAATTGGCGCCATCATAAAAATCATTTTTCAGCAACTAGAAGCTTGGAAAGATATCTTTCTACATATGGATAAACTAGAAAGTGAGATTTCATACTACCGCGGAGAATTGTATCGTATCTCCAAAGATACCAGCCCCTTTGACCATGTTATCACTCACAATCCGCAAATGGAAAAATTCAAACAGGATGCCGTAATCGCAGCGAAATCTTTATCCAATGTCATCATTACAGGTGAAAGTGGTACAGGCAAAGAACTGTTTGCAGAAGGCATCCATAACGAATCTGGCCGGAAAGGAGCCTTTATTAAGGTTAATTGCGGGGCCATCCCTGAAGAATTACTGGAATCTGAATTCTTCGGTTATGCAGATGGAGCCTTTACGGGGGCAAAAAAAGGAGGCAAACCTGGAAAATTTGAATTAGCCGATAATGGCACACTCTTTTTGGATGAAATTGGCGATATGCCCCTTTCCCTACAAGTAAAGCTTTTAAGAGTGCTGCAAGAACAGGAGTTTGAAAGAATTGGTGCAACTAAACCAACCAAAGTGAACGTAAGAATTATTTCGGCAACCAATAAAGATTTAGCTGAGCTTATTAACCGAGGTAAATTTAGAGAGGATCTCTATTACCGTATACACGTCATCCATTTACACATCCCTCCATTAAGAGAAAGGCTTGATGATATTCCAGTACTTTGCACTCATTTTATTAATAAAATCAATCGAAAAACGAGCAAGAATATCAATGGGATTTCACCACAAGTCATTCACAGCTTTCAACGATATCATTGGCCAGGAAATATTAGACAATTAGAAAATGTTTTGGAAAGAGCCTTTCATTTCAGTCAAACAAATTGGATAGAGAAGAGTCATCTTCCGAAAGAAATGAATTTACTTGAAGCCCCCACTTCTCTTCCACTACCTGAAAAGTCAGAGTCAACTATGAAGATTAACCGAAAGCATTCAATGCATCAGACTGAAAAACAGGTCATCCTGCAAGCCTTAAAGGCCTGCCAGGGAAACCGCTCAAAAACCGCTGAATTACTTGGCATCAGCAGAACTACACTCTACCAAAAAATAAAAAAGTATCAAATTACTGAAGAATTAGAGGTTAAATTCTCCTCATCTTAA
- a CDS encoding enoyl-CoA hydratase-related protein, which yields MVFKTILYEENENVAKVTLNEPERRNPLTEKSTKELIHAIREADRNPAIRAIILTGAGKAFSAGGNLNDFKKNLERTAPDLYFEGKESTELFKLGAEVTTPLIASVNGPALGGGTGLVAMCQLAVASTEAKLGLTELRLGLVPFVIMPWVRRAVGDRKTMEMMLTAEILSAEQAKEANLVHRVVRPEDLESETWKLAQLVAGFSPLAVKLSLDAFYKTEQMDLMKSFDYLTTLRLVSFMSEDLKEGASAFLEKRQPTWHGK from the coding sequence ATGGTCTTTAAAACGATTCTCTATGAAGAAAATGAGAACGTCGCGAAAGTGACGTTGAACGAACCAGAAAGGAGAAACCCGTTAACAGAAAAATCAACAAAAGAGCTCATCCATGCCATCCGGGAAGCGGACCGTAATCCCGCGATTAGAGCCATCATTCTTACGGGTGCGGGAAAAGCCTTTTCTGCTGGCGGGAATCTGAATGACTTTAAGAAAAATTTGGAACGAACAGCACCCGATCTTTATTTTGAAGGAAAAGAAAGTACGGAACTTTTCAAATTAGGTGCAGAAGTAACTACTCCATTAATTGCAAGTGTCAATGGTCCGGCTTTAGGTGGAGGGACAGGACTTGTCGCAATGTGCCAGCTTGCCGTCGCTTCGACTGAGGCCAAGTTAGGTTTAACGGAATTGAGGCTTGGATTGGTACCGTTCGTCATCATGCCTTGGGTCCGGCGTGCGGTAGGGGACCGGAAAACGATGGAAATGATGCTGACGGCTGAAATCCTTTCGGCAGAACAGGCAAAGGAGGCAAACCTCGTTCATCGAGTGGTCAGACCGGAAGATCTTGAATCGGAAACCTGGAAACTTGCCCAGCTTGTGGCTGGCTTTAGTCCACTGGCTGTCAAGTTAAGCTTGGATGCCTTTTATAAAACGGAACAAATGGATTTAATGAAGTCATTTGATTATTTAACTACGTTAAGGCTTGTGTCCTTTATGAGTGAAGATTTAAAAGAAGGTGCATCTGCATTTCTTGAAAAAAGACAGCCGACTTGGCATGGAAAATAA
- a CDS encoding AMP-binding protein — protein MKEWIVHKALTNAAAKYPDKPFVLYQNERITFKELDEISDRLATALLEEGFTKGDNLAILALNQLEWLYTYFAAAKIGVGVVALNARYREAELDYMLNNSKSKGIVSISQHQGFDFSEFFQRFRDKMPTVEKYIFIGKGFEGSLSFSDLVQHSVDKSRLDSCKKKVKENDTAIVIYTSGTTGKPKGTMITNRSILESANAQANHLSITEKDCTVGSLPLNHVGGITCAVHALLLKFGSIVLIPEFIPETVLQVIDQVKPTIFGGVPTMYLMLCNHKDIDQYDLNSIKIGIVGGSNVDPSQCEMIALHFPNAKIINLYGLSESSGACILTKLTDSLKRVQESIGVPIGDFKIKIVDTEQKELPYGEVGEIAVKGNFRAKGYFDLAEETKLTFSEDGWLYTGDIGYLDHEGYVFLKGRKKEMYIQGGYNVYPVEVESVLMSHPKVSFAAGIGVPDSFLGEVGLYYIIPKDGATLSEDELKFFCKQHLADYKVPRQIVFVKNLPQTPAGKIQKSKLKEQYLKQLPSK, from the coding sequence TTGAAAGAGTGGATTGTTCATAAAGCATTAACAAATGCTGCAGCAAAGTATCCGGATAAACCATTCGTACTCTATCAGAATGAGAGGATTACATTTAAGGAACTGGATGAGATTTCAGATAGACTTGCAACTGCCCTGCTCGAGGAAGGATTTACAAAAGGAGATAATCTAGCGATTTTGGCTTTGAATCAGTTGGAGTGGCTTTACACCTATTTTGCGGCAGCAAAGATTGGTGTCGGTGTGGTGGCTTTAAATGCTCGCTATCGTGAGGCAGAATTGGATTATATGCTAAACAATTCAAAGTCTAAAGGAATTGTTAGCATTTCCCAGCATCAGGGATTTGACTTTTCTGAATTTTTTCAACGGTTTCGTGACAAAATGCCTACAGTTGAAAAATATATATTTATTGGAAAGGGCTTTGAAGGAAGTTTAAGCTTCAGCGATTTAGTCCAACATTCAGTTGATAAAAGCAGACTAGATAGTTGCAAAAAGAAGGTAAAAGAAAATGATACTGCCATCGTGATTTACACATCTGGAACAACTGGAAAGCCGAAGGGAACGATGATAACTAATCGAAGTATTCTTGAGTCGGCGAATGCCCAGGCCAATCATTTGTCCATTACGGAAAAAGATTGTACCGTTGGAAGTCTGCCGCTCAATCATGTTGGCGGAATTACCTGTGCTGTTCATGCCCTATTATTGAAATTCGGTAGTATTGTGTTGATTCCCGAATTTATACCAGAAACGGTATTGCAAGTGATTGACCAGGTAAAACCAACAATCTTTGGTGGTGTCCCAACCATGTATCTCATGCTCTGTAATCATAAAGATATCGACCAATACGACCTTAACTCGATTAAAATAGGTATTGTTGGCGGGTCAAATGTGGATCCGAGTCAATGTGAAATGATTGCTTTACACTTCCCAAATGCCAAAATCATTAATTTATACGGCCTTAGTGAATCATCTGGTGCATGTATTTTGACTAAGTTAACAGATTCCTTAAAAAGAGTGCAGGAAAGTATCGGGGTTCCCATCGGTGATTTTAAAATTAAGATTGTTGATACAGAACAGAAAGAGCTTCCCTATGGTGAAGTGGGTGAAATAGCGGTCAAAGGGAACTTTAGGGCGAAAGGATACTTTGATCTTGCTGAAGAAACAAAACTCACCTTTTCAGAAGATGGCTGGCTCTATACGGGCGATATCGGCTATCTCGATCATGAAGGGTATGTTTTCTTGAAAGGCCGTAAGAAGGAGATGTATATCCAGGGAGGGTATAATGTTTATCCAGTAGAGGTTGAAAGTGTCCTCATGTCCCACCCGAAGGTATCATTTGCTGCTGGAATTGGTGTACCGGATTCTTTCCTGGGTGAAGTGGGTCTATACTATATTATACCAAAGGATGGGGCAACTTTATCAGAAGATGAATTGAAATTCTTCTGTAAGCAGCATTTAGCAGATTATAAGGTTCCAAGACAAATTGTTTTTGTAAAGAATCTTCCACAGACACCAGCGGGAAAAATACAAAAGTCTAAATTGAAGGAGCAATACTTAAAACAATTGCCATCAAAATAG
- a CDS encoding acyl-CoA carboxylase subunit beta: MERERKILAERERIYQGGPDQEKIQKLGKLFVRDRLKLYFDDEQPYYETGLFANATKEKLPADGVVTGTGKIDDRLLFFMASDYTVKAGSIGKYHGEKILRIQESAIRGRRPILYLIDSSGGRIDEAGGYHVEKYSGGKIWYNHSMLSGRVPQIAVLYGPCFAGTAYMPVFSDFVVMVDKISGMAIASPRMVQMATGQKVDIEELGGATMHTTKSGSADFIAKSEEEAAEIVKKLLSYLPDHFDAKAPVLPVAEPSRSPEEIDNIIPMEPNRAYDVRKLIEAVVDGESFLEVKANYAKELVTGFGRLNGKTVGIVANQPMQKGGAIFPESSDKGAKFVWTCDAYNIPLLYLCDTPGFMVGTKVEQEGILRKGRNFIYASSTANVPKMCVIVRKAYGAGIYAMAGPAYEPDTTIALPSAEIAIMGPEAAVNAVYYNKIQSVTDPEERAVLVQELRDQYRASYDIMKLSGELVVDDLIVPSELRRELIRRYETFENKDFPLPAKKHSTILS; this comes from the coding sequence TTGGAACGGGAAAGAAAAATCCTCGCAGAAAGAGAACGAATTTATCAAGGCGGACCAGATCAAGAAAAAATTCAAAAATTAGGGAAATTATTTGTCCGAGACCGGTTAAAGCTCTATTTTGATGATGAGCAGCCATATTACGAAACAGGCTTATTTGCGAATGCAACGAAAGAAAAACTACCCGCAGACGGAGTGGTGACAGGCACCGGGAAAATTGATGACCGTTTACTCTTTTTTATGGCAAGCGATTATACAGTTAAGGCGGGTTCAATCGGTAAATATCATGGTGAAAAAATATTACGGATTCAGGAATCAGCCATCCGTGGAAGACGGCCTATTCTATACTTGATTGATTCCTCAGGTGGCCGGATTGATGAAGCTGGCGGATACCATGTAGAAAAATACTCTGGAGGTAAAATTTGGTATAACCACAGCATGCTTTCAGGTCGTGTCCCGCAAATCGCTGTCCTCTACGGTCCATGTTTTGCAGGAACGGCCTATATGCCGGTGTTTTCTGATTTCGTTGTCATGGTCGACAAAATTTCAGGGATGGCAATTGCTTCACCGAGAATGGTGCAAATGGCAACCGGGCAAAAGGTAGATATTGAAGAACTTGGCGGCGCCACGATGCATACCACCAAAAGCGGATCCGCCGACTTTATCGCCAAATCAGAGGAAGAAGCCGCGGAGATTGTAAAAAAATTGCTCTCCTATCTTCCCGATCATTTCGATGCAAAGGCACCCGTTTTACCAGTAGCGGAACCTAGTCGTTCGCCAGAGGAAATTGACAACATCATCCCGATGGAACCGAACCGTGCCTATGATGTTCGCAAATTAATCGAAGCGGTTGTCGACGGTGAGAGCTTTCTAGAGGTGAAAGCCAATTACGCGAAAGAACTCGTTACAGGCTTTGGTCGATTGAATGGGAAAACAGTCGGAATTGTTGCCAACCAGCCAATGCAAAAAGGCGGGGCCATTTTCCCTGAATCGTCCGATAAAGGAGCGAAATTTGTCTGGACCTGTGATGCCTACAATATTCCGCTGCTGTATTTATGTGATACCCCTGGATTTATGGTCGGTACGAAGGTTGAGCAAGAGGGGATCTTAAGAAAAGGACGGAATTTCATTTATGCCAGTTCCACGGCAAATGTGCCAAAAATGTGTGTGATTGTTCGTAAAGCCTACGGAGCTGGTATTTATGCGATGGCAGGCCCAGCCTATGAACCAGACACAACGATTGCGCTTCCGTCTGCGGAAATTGCGATTATGGGTCCTGAAGCAGCGGTAAATGCGGTTTACTATAATAAAATTCAGTCTGTTACGGATCCAGAAGAAAGAGCAGTATTGGTCCAAGAACTACGGGACCAATACCGGGCAAGCTATGACATTATGAAGCTATCTGGGGAGCTTGTCGTCGATGATCTGATTGTTCCGAGTGAATTACGAAGAGAACTAATTAGGAGATACGAAACCTTTGAAAATAAAGATTTTCCACTTCCAGCAAAGAAACATTCTACGATATTAAGTTAG
- a CDS encoding acetyl-CoA carboxylase biotin carboxyl carrier protein subunit yields the protein MAEILAEMAGNVWKIEVKENDVVKVGDILVILESMKMEIPIESTHAGVVTAINTAEGEFVQEGDVLVKITTD from the coding sequence ATGGCGGAAATTTTGGCGGAAATGGCAGGAAACGTCTGGAAAATTGAGGTGAAAGAAAACGATGTTGTCAAGGTAGGTGACATCCTGGTCATTTTAGAGTCGATGAAAATGGAAATCCCGATTGAATCAACACATGCAGGGGTGGTAACAGCCATCAACACAGCAGAAGGAGAGTTTGTTCAAGAGGGCGATGTCCTTGTGAAGATTACCACTGATTAA
- a CDS encoding acyl-CoA dehydrogenase family protein, whose translation MTYEPYFTEEHDQLRKMIRRFVEKEIAPFVDEWEEQGEFPRSVFTRMGELGLLGLHYPESVGGQGGDYFSGLVLAEEMNKCGCGGLPMAIAVQTDMATPPIYKFGTKDQHERFLKPALKGGKIAAIGISEPNNGSDVMGIQTRARRDGDEWVINGTKTFITNGTRADFITLVTRTSDDLGPKGISLFLVETDRPGFSVGKKLDKVGMRSSDTAELIFDTVRIPHENLLGEEGKGFYQIMWQLQGERMIGAAGAIGSAEHVYELALNYAKSREAFQKPISNFQVIAHLLAEMKTQIEVCREMTYATAYRFSKGEVPSKEISMTKLAAAQMGHWVADRALQIFGGNGYMAEYPIERAWRDSRLARIGGGTDEVMKEIISKQIGL comes from the coding sequence ATGACGTATGAACCGTATTTCACAGAGGAGCATGATCAGCTAAGAAAAATGATTAGAAGATTTGTAGAAAAAGAAATTGCTCCTTTTGTCGATGAATGGGAAGAACAGGGAGAATTTCCACGTTCGGTATTTACAAGAATGGGTGAACTTGGGCTGTTAGGCCTTCATTATCCTGAGTCTGTTGGCGGTCAGGGGGGAGATTATTTTTCTGGTCTGGTCCTAGCTGAAGAAATGAATAAATGCGGCTGTGGCGGCTTACCGATGGCGATTGCCGTTCAAACCGATATGGCCACACCTCCTATCTATAAGTTTGGAACGAAGGATCAGCATGAACGTTTCCTAAAGCCTGCGCTTAAAGGGGGAAAAATAGCTGCGATTGGCATTTCTGAACCTAACAATGGCTCGGATGTGATGGGAATTCAAACAAGAGCAAGGCGTGATGGAGACGAATGGGTCATAAATGGGACAAAAACGTTTATTACGAACGGAACAAGAGCCGATTTTATTACGCTTGTGACAAGAACCTCTGACGACCTGGGCCCAAAAGGGATTAGCCTTTTTCTGGTTGAAACAGATCGGCCAGGTTTCTCCGTTGGGAAAAAATTAGATAAAGTCGGCATGCGTTCCTCAGATACGGCAGAATTGATCTTCGACACCGTCCGCATCCCCCACGAAAATCTGCTTGGCGAAGAAGGCAAAGGGTTTTATCAAATCATGTGGCAGCTTCAGGGGGAAAGAATGATTGGCGCGGCCGGCGCGATTGGAAGTGCCGAACATGTATATGAACTTGCATTGAACTATGCAAAATCGAGGGAAGCTTTTCAGAAGCCGATTAGCAATTTTCAAGTCATTGCACATTTGTTAGCTGAAATGAAGACCCAAATTGAAGTGTGCCGCGAAATGACATATGCAACAGCTTATAGGTTCTCAAAGGGGGAAGTGCCCTCGAAGGAAATTTCGATGACAAAATTGGCAGCAGCCCAAATGGGACATTGGGTAGCAGACCGAGCACTTCAGATTTTTGGAGGGAATGGCTATATGGCAGAATATCCAATTGAACGTGCCTGGAGGGATAGCAGGCTGGCACGTATTGGCGGCGGTACCGATGAAGTCATGAAGGAGATTATTTCAAAGCAAATCGGCTTGTAG
- a CDS encoding AMP-binding protein → MSEITALNRVAIGDIIRRTAAKNPDKTAVVSGEKRLTYKDFNDDCNRFAHYLLDLGLQKGDSVATICGNSWQFLVSIFGIAKAGLIWVPINPGVSFNEKVYILSEVQAKVLLADEVFIKGKKEEFSAICPELIVIGEGALEAEKFENTLQSNHTAEPEVNIGDRDIAQIMFTSGTTGTPKGVLINHQAVFIASLANIIEAGMVKEDIATLIMPVFHCAQHALVASFFHLGSTLVIIPGYDPEAFMKTVEKEKITWMFGLPIMYRAFLYHPSFKKYNLSSLRYCLYAMAPMDRNTLEKGIKELGCDFALGSGQTEMYPATCVFKPEDQLRKSGPYWGVASLITDIAIMDEKGSLLGKKEVGEIVHRGPNVMDGYLNNPEETNRARQFGWHHTGDLGYLDEDGLLMFVDRKKDMIKTGGENVASIQVEQVLISYPKVLNAVAVGLPHERWVEAVTAFVVLKPGETATKEDILAYCKEHLGSFQVPKEVVIVPELPLTTTGKIQKHILRDKYQSLYSNNLV, encoded by the coding sequence GTGAGTGAGATTACTGCTTTAAATCGTGTAGCAATTGGTGACATTATTCGAAGGACAGCTGCAAAAAATCCTGATAAAACAGCGGTTGTTTCCGGTGAAAAAAGGCTTACCTATAAAGACTTTAACGATGATTGTAACCGTTTTGCACACTATTTGTTAGATCTTGGTTTACAAAAAGGAGATTCCGTTGCGACGATTTGCGGGAATTCCTGGCAATTCCTTGTTTCTATCTTTGGGATTGCAAAGGCAGGTTTAATCTGGGTTCCAATTAATCCTGGCGTTTCCTTTAATGAAAAGGTCTATATTCTTTCGGAAGTACAGGCGAAAGTACTCCTAGCTGACGAGGTATTTATAAAGGGGAAAAAAGAAGAGTTTTCAGCCATTTGTCCTGAATTAATCGTAATTGGCGAAGGAGCCCTGGAGGCGGAAAAATTTGAAAATACCCTTCAATCCAATCATACAGCAGAGCCTGAAGTAAACATCGGTGACAGGGATATTGCCCAGATTATGTTTACAAGTGGAACCACGGGAACACCGAAAGGAGTCCTCATTAACCATCAGGCTGTGTTCATTGCTAGCCTTGCTAATATCATTGAGGCTGGAATGGTGAAAGAAGACATTGCCACACTAATCATGCCAGTGTTCCATTGTGCCCAGCATGCACTGGTAGCATCCTTTTTCCATCTCGGGTCTACCTTAGTCATCATTCCAGGATATGATCCTGAAGCATTTATGAAAACGGTCGAAAAAGAAAAGATTACTTGGATGTTTGGTCTGCCTATAATGTATAGAGCTTTTCTCTATCATCCTTCCTTTAAAAAATATAATCTATCAAGCCTGCGCTATTGTTTATATGCGATGGCACCAATGGATCGAAATACGCTTGAAAAAGGGATTAAGGAACTTGGCTGTGATTTTGCACTGGGGTCGGGCCAAACTGAAATGTACCCAGCAACCTGTGTTTTCAAACCCGAAGACCAGCTTAGGAAATCTGGACCTTATTGGGGAGTTGCGTCATTGATTACCGATATAGCGATAATGGATGAAAAGGGCAGCCTGCTTGGTAAAAAGGAAGTTGGTGAAATCGTCCATCGCGGACCAAATGTCATGGATGGGTATCTCAATAATCCAGAAGAAACAAACCGGGCGAGACAGTTTGGCTGGCACCATACGGGAGATTTGGGCTACTTAGATGAGGATGGACTGCTCATGTTTGTTGATAGGAAGAAGGACATGATCAAAACAGGTGGGGAAAATGTTGCTTCGATTCAAGTGGAACAGGTTCTGATTTCCTATCCGAAAGTACTAAATGCAGTGGCGGTTGGGCTTCCACATGAGCGCTGGGTGGAGGCGGTAACGGCGTTTGTTGTCTTAAAGCCAGGGGAGACAGCCACAAAGGAGGATATCCTTGCCTACTGCAAAGAGCATCTTGGTAGTTTCCAAGTTCCAAAAGAAGTGGTAATTGTTCCTGAGCTTCCGCTGACAACCACTGGTAAAATTCAAAAGCATATCCTTAGGGATAAATATCAAAGCTTATATTCGAATAATCTTGTTTAG
- a CDS encoding acyl-CoA dehydrogenase family protein → MSHWIFTEEHQMFRKAVRNFLEKEVAPQIEQWEKDGETPSSLFKRMGELGYLGIKFPEEYGGSGLDLIMEAVFTEELSKCGAGGVGAAIGAHTTIAMTNIWRYGSHEQKQKYLVPGIKGDLISALAITEPSGGSDVSAMKTTAKKEGDYYLLNGSKTFITNGINADYVIVAAKTREEPVHRNVSLFIVETNSEGYSVGKSLKKLGWRSSDTGELFFENVRVPKENLIGRENEGFLYIMQNFQYERMTLALGCIGASEKALELAIQYSKERIQFNKPLSEFQVLRHKMVDMAVDIEKARNISYRALYLYNKGENCVTEATMAKAYATEMLNRVTDQALQIHGGNGYMMEYPIQRIWRDARIQTIGGGTTQIMNEILTKQLGIIS, encoded by the coding sequence ATGTCGCATTGGATTTTTACGGAAGAGCATCAAATGTTTCGTAAAGCAGTACGAAACTTTTTGGAAAAAGAAGTAGCACCACAGATTGAACAGTGGGAAAAAGACGGTGAAACACCAAGCAGTTTATTTAAAAGAATGGGAGAGTTAGGGTATTTAGGGATTAAGTTTCCTGAAGAATATGGGGGAAGCGGGCTGGATTTGATCATGGAGGCTGTGTTCACTGAAGAGCTGTCTAAATGTGGTGCAGGTGGTGTCGGAGCTGCAATCGGAGCTCATACGACAATTGCGATGACCAATATTTGGAGATATGGCAGCCATGAGCAAAAACAAAAATACCTTGTACCAGGAATAAAGGGAGATCTCATCTCGGCATTAGCGATTACCGAGCCAAGCGGCGGATCGGATGTGTCTGCCATGAAGACAACAGCTAAAAAGGAAGGAGACTATTATCTTTTAAATGGCTCTAAAACGTTTATCACCAACGGTATCAATGCGGATTATGTGATAGTTGCCGCAAAAACCAGAGAAGAACCAGTCCACCGGAATGTCAGCCTGTTTATCGTCGAAACTAATTCCGAAGGGTACTCTGTAGGAAAAAGCTTGAAGAAATTAGGGTGGCGTTCATCGGATACTGGAGAACTATTTTTCGAGAATGTAAGGGTACCAAAGGAAAACTTGATCGGAAGGGAAAATGAGGGCTTTCTATATATTATGCAAAATTTCCAATATGAAAGAATGACCTTGGCATTAGGATGTATCGGAGCATCAGAAAAAGCGCTGGAATTGGCGATTCAATATAGCAAGGAAAGAATTCAGTTTAACAAGCCATTATCAGAATTCCAAGTGCTTCGTCACAAAATGGTGGATATGGCGGTGGATATTGAAAAAGCAAGGAACATCAGCTATCGTGCCCTTTACTTATATAACAAAGGCGAAAACTGTGTGACCGAAGCAACAATGGCAAAAGCATATGCCACTGAAATGCTGAATCGCGTGACCGATCAGGCTCTGCAAATCCATGGCGGGAATGGCTATATGATGGAATACCCTATCCAGCGAATTTGGCGTGATGCCAGGATCCAAACAATTGGTGGAGGCACCACACAAATTATGAATGAAATTCTTACTAAACAATTGGGAATCATCTCTTAA